A DNA window from Vibrio sp. CDRSL-10 TSBA contains the following coding sequences:
- a CDS encoding mechanosensitive ion channel family protein, with translation MSIDELILRFEQSPYLKDWDNSVLLITLASFLAWGIWRLAYRYLFNLTEKTRIHWDDLLLHALKTPISTLIWCWPGTISLGLLLDDHFQTKFNWLQNSKKLMLIAIFVWILLRLVSEVERHLLLQRVHDETTVQAVSKVVRLLFIMTGLLSIMQAFGLSLKGLLTFGGVGGLVVGLAAKDLLSNFFGGLMIYFDRPFKVGDWIRSPDRQIEGTVERIGWRMTIIRTFDKRPLYVPNSVFSNIVVENPSRMLNRRIHETIGLRYQDADKIERVINDVREMLKNHPDIDADQTLIVNFNSFGASSLDFFIYTFTKTINWIRFHEVKQDVLLKVMAIVRQHGADVAFPTRTLMIDPGSPSPQPDKVLSDSVEDPR, from the coding sequence CTGGCCTACCGCTACCTGTTTAACCTGACCGAGAAAACCCGGATTCACTGGGATGATCTGCTGCTGCACGCACTGAAAACTCCCATCAGTACCCTGATCTGGTGCTGGCCCGGCACGATTTCGCTCGGACTGCTGCTGGATGACCACTTCCAGACCAAATTCAACTGGCTGCAAAACAGCAAGAAGCTGATGCTGATTGCCATTTTTGTCTGGATTCTGTTGCGCCTGGTCAGTGAAGTCGAACGTCACTTGCTGCTGCAACGGGTCCATGATGAAACGACAGTGCAAGCGGTATCGAAAGTGGTGCGATTACTGTTTATCATGACCGGATTGTTGTCGATCATGCAGGCATTCGGCCTAAGTCTCAAAGGACTGCTGACCTTTGGTGGCGTGGGCGGCCTGGTGGTGGGTCTGGCGGCCAAAGACCTGCTGTCAAACTTCTTTGGCGGACTGATGATCTATTTTGACCGTCCGTTTAAAGTCGGCGACTGGATCCGCTCTCCGGATCGCCAGATTGAAGGTACCGTGGAGCGCATCGGCTGGCGCATGACCATTATCCGTACCTTTGATAAGCGTCCCTTGTATGTGCCTAACTCGGTGTTCAGCAACATCGTAGTAGAGAACCCGTCCCGGATGCTCAACCGCCGCATTCATGAGACCATAGGGCTACGTTATCAGGATGCCGACAAAATAGAACGCGTCATCAACGATGTGCGTGAAATGCTGAAAAATCACCCGGATATCGATGCAGATCAGACCCTGATCGTCAATTTCAATAGCTTTGGGGCTTCCTCGCTGGATTTCTTTATTTATACCTTTACCAAAACCATCAACTGGATTCGCTTCCATGAAGTTAAGCAGGATGTGCTGTTGAAGGTAATGGCAATTGTGCGCCAGCACGGTGCCGATGTGGCCTTCCCGACCCGTACCCTGATGATTGATCCCGGCAGTCCGTCGCCACAACCCGACAAGGTATTGAGTGATTCGGTAGAAGATCCACGTTAA